A DNA window from Iodobacter ciconiae contains the following coding sequences:
- the tagF gene encoding type VI secretion system-associated protein TagF, whose translation MQYAIFGKLPRRADFIRINASHAVAQDVDQLLADSLKFVALRPDWQTRYMQTSGSEFLMHSRDLRGAFLGVTLPSHDEAQRYYPLVAGVCVPADVLLGNEAEFLLANELFFSGLKDQLRSAIDNSVEMIACRQFMEDQMSFGSRAAADLGLAAQLLERHMANTPATLLEQALNKVGRGDLESTLLAFAFYLQLSRRYGGSMASQMFLLPLPVGVGEEILGAAVWLSLCRAAIYAQGVSQINFAFIEQAGVRYLALTLNPLTDKQLGMLWGETIDPLQLVDVSDLNAPWRSHQSYAEASYILGRQLSDPTLSLLKLREIVVKITYGIS comes from the coding sequence ATGCAGTACGCAATTTTTGGCAAATTACCGCGGCGTGCAGATTTTATCCGCATCAATGCCAGCCACGCTGTTGCCCAAGATGTTGACCAGTTACTGGCCGATAGCCTGAAGTTTGTGGCTTTAAGGCCCGACTGGCAGACACGCTATATGCAGACATCTGGCAGCGAATTTCTTATGCACAGCCGTGATTTGCGGGGGGCCTTTTTGGGCGTCACTCTGCCAAGCCATGATGAAGCACAGCGTTATTACCCGCTGGTGGCTGGAGTTTGTGTGCCCGCTGACGTTTTGCTGGGTAATGAAGCTGAGTTTTTACTGGCCAATGAGTTGTTTTTTTCAGGGTTAAAAGATCAGCTAAGAAGTGCGATTGATAATTCGGTGGAAATGATTGCCTGCCGCCAGTTTATGGAGGATCAGATGTCGTTTGGCAGCAGGGCAGCTGCAGACCTGGGTCTGGCAGCACAGTTGCTTGAACGGCATATGGCGAATACTCCTGCTACATTACTCGAACAGGCATTAAATAAGGTTGGGCGAGGAGATTTGGAATCAACCCTGCTGGCATTTGCATTTTATTTGCAATTGTCACGCCGCTACGGTGGCAGCATGGCCTCGCAGATGTTTTTACTGCCGTTGCCTGTCGGTGTGGGAGAGGAAATTCTGGGGGCCGCTGTTTGGTTATCTCTTTGCCGTGCAGCGATTTATGCCCAAGGAGTCAGCCAGATTAATTTTGCGTTTATTGAACAAGCCGGGGTCCGTTATCTGGCTTTGACGCTTAATCCACTGACTGATAAGCAGTTGGGTATGTTGTGGGGGGAGACAATTGATCCATTGCAATTAGTGGATGTATCTGATTTGAACGCCCCCTGGCGCAGTCACCAATCTTATGCCGAGGCTTCATATATTTTGGGGCGGCAATTGAGTGACCCTACATTGTCTTTGTTAAAGTTGCGTGAAATTGTCGTTAAAATTACTTACGGAATAAGTTAA
- a CDS encoding Hcp family type VI secretion system effector, giving the protein MAFDAFLKIDGIPGESTDDKHKDWIEIQSFSHKIEQPAQATASSAGGATAERVNHAQYVITHFLDKASPKIYEACCTGKHIKDVTIELCRSGGDKVKYMEIKMEQVLISKAEPKGSSQDEGFPSETVSFSYGKIKWTYTQQKRTDGAGGGNVSAGWDLTANKTIA; this is encoded by the coding sequence ATGGCTTTTGATGCATTTTTGAAAATTGATGGTATTCCTGGTGAATCTACCGATGACAAGCATAAAGATTGGATCGAAATTCAATCTTTCTCGCACAAAATTGAGCAGCCAGCTCAAGCAACTGCCAGCTCTGCTGGTGGTGCGACTGCTGAACGTGTAAACCACGCTCAATACGTCATCACTCACTTTCTGGATAAAGCCAGCCCGAAGATCTACGAAGCATGCTGCACTGGTAAGCACATCAAAGATGTAACGATCGAGTTGTGTCGTTCCGGTGGTGATAAGGTGAAGTACATGGAAATCAAAATGGAACAAGTTTTGATTTCTAAGGCAGAGCCTAAAGGTTCATCTCAAGATGAAGGTTTCCCTAGCGAAACCGTAAGCTTCAGCTACGGCAAAATCAAGTGGACTTACACTCAGCAAAAACGTACTGATGGTGCTGGTGGCGGTAATGTTAGTGCTGGTTGGGATCTGACCGCTAACAAAACGATTGCTTAA
- the tssB gene encoding type VI secretion system contractile sheath small subunit has translation MAKESTQKKLSRVRPPRVQITYDVEVGDAIENKELPFVLGVVGDYTGNTPQVKLKERKFIQIDRDNFDDVLKGMAPSLAMKVDNKLKDDDSQMSVSLQFESLADFEPQNVVNQVEPLKKLLDARRRLSDLRNKVVGNDKLEELLDEVVRDTEKLHQISQARPASAEE, from the coding sequence ATGGCCAAGGAAAGCACACAGAAAAAACTATCACGCGTCCGTCCACCTCGCGTTCAGATTACTTATGACGTGGAAGTTGGTGATGCAATCGAAAACAAAGAGCTCCCTTTTGTATTGGGTGTGGTGGGTGATTACACCGGTAATACTCCACAAGTTAAATTGAAAGAACGCAAGTTTATTCAAATTGACCGTGATAATTTTGATGATGTTTTAAAAGGCATGGCACCCAGCCTTGCCATGAAAGTAGATAACAAATTGAAAGATGACGATTCGCAAATGTCGGTGTCTTTGCAATTTGAATCATTGGCCGATTTTGAACCACAAAATGTGGTGAATCAGGTTGAGCCATTAAAAAAACTACTGGATGCACGCAGAAGACTTTCGGATCTGCGCAACAAAGTAGTGGGTAATGACAAACTGGAAGAACTACTGGATGAAGTCGTTCGCGATACCGAAAAATTACATCAGATTAGCCAGGCTAGACCAGCCTCTGCAGAGGAGTAA
- the tssC gene encoding type VI secretion system contractile sheath large subunit has translation MSDLQKLDASTVEISEAGSLLDSIIDNSRIASNEQEKDRTRDLISELVDQVLAGTVTISRDLSASMDVRIAEIDALISEQLNEIMHHADFQKLESSWRGLKYLTAESETSTMLKIKVLNASKKDLLKDFKASSEFDQSALFKKIYEEEYGTFGGAPYAGLVGDFEFGRHPEDFYLLEELSHVAAASHAPLITSAGSSLFGLESFTDIGKPRDLAKIFDTAEYAKWKSFRESDDSRYVGMVLPHVLGRLPYGRDTVPVEEFDFEENVDGTDHSKYLWTNASYAYAARLTAAFAEYGWLAAIRGVEGGGLVEGLPAHTFKTDDGEVALKCPTEVAVTDRTEKLLSDLGFISLVHCKNTDYAAFFSGQSSQKAKTYNTDSANANARLSTQLPYIFSVSRIAHYMKSIMRDKIGSFASRQNVQDFLNTWLAQYVLLDDSASQEAKAKYPLREARVDVVEVPGKPGVYRAAAFLRPHFQLDELTISLRLVAELPKPTR, from the coding sequence ATGTCAGATCTACAGAAGCTTGATGCCAGTACAGTTGAAATTAGCGAAGCTGGCAGCCTGCTCGATTCAATTATTGATAACAGCCGTATTGCCAGTAACGAGCAGGAAAAAGACCGCACCCGTGATTTGATCAGCGAGCTGGTTGATCAGGTTCTGGCGGGTACCGTAACAATTTCCCGCGATTTAAGCGCCAGTATGGATGTGCGTATCGCAGAAATTGATGCTTTGATTTCAGAGCAACTGAATGAAATTATGCACCATGCTGATTTCCAGAAGCTCGAATCCTCATGGCGTGGTCTGAAGTACCTGACTGCTGAATCAGAAACTAGCACCATGCTAAAAATCAAGGTGCTGAATGCTTCCAAAAAAGACCTGCTTAAAGACTTTAAAGCATCGTCCGAATTTGACCAGAGCGCTCTGTTTAAAAAGATTTACGAAGAAGAATACGGCACCTTCGGTGGCGCGCCTTATGCGGGCCTGGTGGGCGATTTTGAATTTGGCCGTCATCCGGAGGACTTCTATCTGCTGGAAGAGTTATCCCATGTGGCTGCTGCCTCGCATGCACCGCTGATTACTTCGGCAGGCTCTAGCCTCTTTGGTCTGGAAAGCTTTACTGATATTGGTAAGCCTAGGGATTTGGCCAAGATTTTTGATACGGCTGAATATGCCAAGTGGAAATCATTTCGTGAATCTGATGATTCCCGTTATGTGGGGATGGTCTTGCCACATGTGCTGGGCCGCCTGCCTTATGGCCGCGATACCGTACCGGTGGAAGAATTTGATTTCGAAGAAAACGTCGATGGCACAGACCACAGCAAATACCTGTGGACTAATGCTTCTTATGCCTATGCCGCACGTTTAACGGCCGCTTTTGCCGAATACGGCTGGCTGGCTGCCATTCGTGGTGTGGAAGGTGGTGGTCTGGTAGAAGGTTTACCAGCACACACCTTTAAAACGGACGATGGCGAAGTGGCTCTGAAATGTCCGACAGAAGTAGCTGTGACCGACCGCACTGAAAAGCTGCTGTCTGATCTTGGCTTTATCTCTTTGGTGCATTGCAAAAATACAGATTATGCCGCTTTCTTTAGTGGCCAGTCTTCGCAAAAAGCCAAAACATACAACACTGATTCGGCCAATGCCAATGCGCGTTTGTCTACCCAGTTGCCTTATATTTTCTCGGTTTCCCGCATCGCGCATTACATGAAATCGATTATGCGCGACAAGATTGGCAGCTTTGCCTCCCGCCAGAATGTTCAGGATTTCTTAAACACATGGCTGGCGCAGTATGTGTTGCTGGATGATTCGGCGAGCCAGGAGGCAAAGGCAAAATACCCGTTGCGTGAAGCGCGTGTTGATGTGGTTGAAGTACCCGGCAAGCCGGGTGTATACCGCGCAGCAGCGTTCTTGCGCCCTCACTTTCAGCTCGATGAGCTAACCATTTCTTTGCGTCTTGTGGCTGAGTTACCAAAACCAACCCGTTGA